CTATATCGCGTCAGTGCTAGCAAGGGAGGAAGCTTCACCAACTAGTTTTGGTAATTATGTAGCGATCCCCCATCCGCTTGACCCTAAACTGAATGACACGTTTTGGATGATTTGCACACTAAAAAAACCAGTGGATTGGGGAGGAAAGCAAGTCCAATTTGTCTGTTTATTAAATGTCAGTTATCAAAATAAAGATGAACTTAAACCGATGTATGACAAACTCGTGCGCATTGTTGATCGAAAAGAGACCGTACAACAGCTCATTAACAGTGAAACGGTAGATGAACTGATCGCTATTTTTGAATCGGTGAACTAAATAACATAATAGCAAAATACGAAGCTAACAAGAGCTGGGACATGAAAATTCAGACCTCCTAGCTCTTTATTAATTGACTCAAGGGACAAATTAATAATGTTTCCCACAAACCCGTGATGTGAATGGCTGACGTGAAGGCATGAGCTGAGGAAATGATGTTTGGACAGACTTTCGTCACTTTTATCATAGATAACGGACGCTCATGACCTGATTGAAGGTTCGTTTTATATTAAATAGTGGGAGCTCTGTCGTACGATATCTTAAACGTTTTCCTCTTTCTAAAGGAAAAGAGTTATGTGTAAATGTAAGCGATTCCCCTTTATCATTATAAATAAGAGTTGAGTATTAAATAGAAAGATTGTCAAAACAATGGGGATAGCCTTTCTCTATAGAGCGGTGAAGAATCCTGTTTTCTAAAACAATTGACGTATGAGGTGAGGGCACATGGACTATCAAGAGACAATTATGGGGATTATCGTGAATGGCGGTAATGCCCGCAGTAAATCAATGGAAGCAATATCAGAGGCCAAAGAAGGTAACTATGATCAAGCAAGAAAAAAAATAGACGAGGCAGCGCAGGATTTAGCGAAGGCTCATCGGGTACAGACGGATCTAATTCAAGGAGAGGCGAGAGGAGAAAATACAGATGTGACTCTTCTTATGGTTCACGCTCAGGATCATTTAATGAACGCGATGACTGTAAAAGATATGGCCAATGAATTTATTGCGCTATATGAAAAAAATGATGAGAGTCGTTAAAGATAAACGTAGTACATTAATAAACTAGCAGATGGACGGAGGCGAAATGGACAAGCCTACCCAGCTAGGAGAAGAAAGTTCGCTTAAGAGAGAAGACATCAGACTTGAGGACATCATGAATCCAAATGTGGCATAGAGCAAAAATTATTTAAAGGAGGAAGGTCACTATGAAAAATATTTTGTTAGTTTGTGCAGCAGGAATGTCTACGAGCATGCTTGTGAACAAAATGGAGGAAGCGGCAAAAGAAAAGGAGGAAGAGATTAACATCAATGCCTCATCAGGAGGAGATGTGAGTAAGTATATCGAGGATGCTCACATACTTTTGTTGGGCCCACAAGTATCTTATTTAAAGAAGCAATATGAAAGTGACTATGGTTCAAAAGGTATTCCTGTTGAGGTGATTGATAGTCTAGATTACGGGACAATGAATGGTGAAAAAGTGTTGGATTGGGCGCTAAATACGATTGAAAATAATAATTGAGTCGATTCGGCTGAGGAATCAGTCGAACAATCTCCTTCGAGGTGATCATAATGAAAACACAAGAATTACAGATGAAACTTCAGGAAACAGCAGGGAAAATTAGCGGCAACAAATATTTGAAAGCGATTTCTGATGGGCTATTATCCACATTGCCGGCATTGATTATCGGAGCTTTCTCTACATTACTTGCAAGTATGGCTATTGAAAGTTATCAAGAATTCATAACAAACACAGGCTTAAAAGATATTTTACAACTTCCGTCTATTTATACAATCAATATTATATCGATTTACGCAGCGTTTTTTATTGCTTATCGACTATCTGTCTCGTTTAATAAAGATGGTGCACCAGCAGGACTTATTTCACTCATCTCCTTCTTGTTATTGACACCATTTACGTTTATGGAAGATGAGTCACGGGTTTTACCCTTTCAATTTTTAGGAGCTCAAGGCTTATTCGTTGCCATTATTGTCGGTCTCATTTCCGCGAGATTGTATGTCTTTATTGTGGATAGAGGAATTACAATCAAAATGCCAGATGGGGTTCCGCCAACGGTATCTAAAACATTCGCAGGGTTAATTCCAGCGATTCTAATTGTTATCTTATTTACTATTGTCAATGTCATTTTTGCAAATACGAACTTCGGGAGCGCTCATGACTTTATTTATTCCTTTGTTCAAGCACCATTACAAAATCTAGGTGGTGGCTTCTGGTCGCTCATTATTCTAACCTTAGTTGTTCAAGTGTTATGGTTGCTCGGAATTCATGGAATGTTAGTTATTTTACCGATTTATTATAGTATTTGGATGCCGTTAGGAGTAGAAAATTTAGATGCACTAGCAGCAGGTGAAGCACTGCCTAACATCGTCAACACAGGATTTTTCATGACGTTTGTTATCGCAGGTGGATCAGGCTTAACCTTATCTTTATGTCTATTAATGGCTTTTTGGGCTAAAAGTAAGCGGTACAAAACATTAGGACGCTTAGCGCTTCCAGGGTCTTTCTTTGGCATTAATGAACCGTTAATTTTCGGTCTGCCAATCGTGCTGAATCCATATTTTGCCATTCCATTTATTGTTGGGCCATTACTAGGTGCTATTATCCCGTATGCTGCTATGTCAGCTGGACTCGTACCATACGTGGCAGGTGCTCATCTGCCTTTAGGAACACCTGTTATCGTCAGTGCCTTTTTGCAAGGTGGGTTTATCCTCATTGTCATGCAGCTGATTAATTTTATCATTGCGGGATTAATTTACTTCCCATTCTTCCGTGCAGTAGATAAGAAAGCATATCAAGAAGAACAGCAGTCACAAAGTGAACTAGGGGCATAAAATTAATCTAACCAACAAAATAGTATGGCGTGACCGGTGGGGTTTTATTCCACCGGCTTTTTTAATTGTTTTGAAAATATCAACTCTAAAATCTATTTATTATATTTCGCATAGTAGAAACAAATCTAGCAAAAATTCAAACACATAAAAGCTAATTATTAATATAAATGGTTATTATATGGATTAAAATAGGATTATTAATGTGCTTATAAGAGGACTAACTGCTCATGAAATATAAAGAAAATAGTATTTTAGAATAGTTTTTTATTGTTGAATTTAGATAATTACGCTACTATTATATCTATTCTTGTTGTCCTATTAAATATATAGTAAAAGTTGTTAAATACCTTCCATCCTATTCCGAAGTAAGTGTTAAGTCTTTTTGCGAATAATTTCTAAAACAAAAGGATTATTATTTATTAGGGAGGAAAAGATATGAAATCAATTAAGACTAGATTTATTTTAATTTTCGGCGGTCTAATTATTTTAACTGTTATGGGATTAACAGGAATCTCTATTTACGAGAGCTCTTCAGCTTTACGTAGCGAAGGACGAATAGCGATTTCTGATGAAGCAGAAAGCATAACGCGCTATCTTAACGCAAGAATGCAATCAGAACTAACATATTTAAAAGGGATTGTCCAACATCCTATTTTGACTGAGGATGTGCCAAATAATGAGAAGGTAGCATATTTTACTGAGCAATTAGAGGCAACCAACTTTAATGGATTATCATTTATCGAAGCTGGCGGAAATGCTCCTATATTTTCCACAGAGGGGACAGCGGTCAACTTAGCAAATGATGAGGCCTTTGCTACCGCCTTAAATGGGGAAGAAGTGGTCACAGATGTTATTGTTAACGAGAATTCAGGCCATGCTTTTTTGGCGTTTGCGGTTCCTGTTTTAGAGGATGGGCAAGTTGTTGGTGTCTTATATGGTGAAAAAGATGCTATTTGGTTATCTGAATTGATTAATGAGTTTGATTTTGAAGGTCATGAATCTACTAGAGCGTTTATTGCAAATGGCGAGGGGACGTTTCAGGCACACTATGAATTTGAATTTGTTGAAAGTGAATTGAATGTTTTGGAGATGGGAAATGTTTCCCTTGGCGAAAAAGGAGAAGGATCTTTGGATGAGCTGTCACTCCTCTTTGAAAATCAGATTCAACATGGAGAAGCAGGATATGGAGAACATACTTTTTCAGGGGACGATGTTCTCGTCGGTTATGCTCCTGTCACAGGGAAAGATTGGATGTTTGCGTTAGAAGTGGATGAAGCAGATCTTTTATCATCCCTTGTGCGCCTCACGACAATTTTATTGTCTGTATCTGGCTTCTTTTTACTTGTGGCAATAGGCGTTACTTATTTTGTAAGCAATGCTATTAGCAGGCCACTGGTGACGGCTACAGGAGAAATTGAACGATTAGCTAACTACGATTTATCAGAAGCCACAGATGATAAGTTAAAAAAGTATGCTGGTCGACAAGATGAAATTGGAACGATCGTACAGTCATTGACTAACATGAGATCGAACCTCGTCGGGCTAATTCAAATGACAGGTCAGCTTTCAGAGCAAGTGTCGGCTGCTTCACAACAATTGACAGCGACGAGCCAGCACTCTTCTAATGCGGCAAGTGAAGTGTCTTCTGCAATAGAAGATATTGCCTCAGGTGCGACTGATCAAGCTACTGATACAGAAAAAGGGTCGGAACAAGTGCAAGAGTTAGGCACTTTAATGGATAATAATAAATTCCTTGTTACGACTGTAATGGATGCTACTGGTCATGTGAGTGAATTGAAAAATGATGGGTTAGAAAGCTTGAGAGACCTTGTGGAAAAAACAGAAGTAAATACGAAGTCCATTAAGGAAATAAAAGAAATGATTGTGACGACAGATGCCAGCGCTGAGAAAATCGCGTCAGCTAGTCAAATGATTAGAGGTATCTCGGAACAGACCAATTTACTTGCTTTAAATGCTGCGATTGAAGCAGCGAGAGCAGGGGAAGCGGGTCAAGGATTTGCTGTTGTTGCTAATGAAGTGCGTAAGCTAGCTGAACAGTCGAACGATTTCACTGAAGAAATTGTCACGATCATTCAAGAATTAACTGAGAAAACGAAAAACTCGGTGAAAACGATGAACTTAGTCGATGAAAATACAAGTTCACAATTATCGAGTTTAGAAACAACGAATGCTCAGTTTACAGGCATTGACGGAGCAGTTGAAAAAATGAAGCAAGCGATGACCAATATGATGGAATCGGATCACTTAATGCAGGATAAAAAAGAAGAAATCATCCATTTAATTAATAATCTATCTGCCATTTCAGAACAAAATGCAGCCAGCACTCAGGAAGCGACAGCATCTGTGCAGGAGCAGACAGCCTCTATGGCAGAGATTGCACATTCAAGTGAGGAACTGGCAAATCTTGCAGAAAAAATGCAGGAAAGCATTTCTAAATTTAAATTATAAAAGAGAAGCGTTATAATAGCTACCTGTGTTTTAAATAACTTATTCAAAAACGAAGGCAGTTAGAACCTGCCTTCGCACCCCTGATGTGAGTTATTGAAGAGTAGATTGACTAGAGCTTTGTGAGGTAGACTGCCCATTAGTTTGGGATTGTGATTGCTGACTCTGTTGATTTTGTTGGTTTTGCTGATTCATTTGTTGAGTCAGCTGATCTTGGGACTGATTCATCTGGTCAGTAATTTGGCTTAATACGCCAAAAGATTGTAAAGATTGATCCACTCCCTGCAACGTTTGAGAGGCTTGTTGAATGGATTTCTGAAGTTGTTGAATTGTCTGCTGCTGCTGCTGTTGAGCTTGAGAACTAAACTGTTGTAACTGCTGTGCAAGATCATTAGCCTGTTGTTGCGTTTGGCTCGTACTCCCGCCTTGTTGCTGTGAAGATTGCAGTTCACTCATTTTAGTTTGAATACTTTTTAGTTGATCTTTAAGTGGTGTTAGCTCTTCAGCAACTTCCTTATCGACAGCCTTTTCAATCTTTTTTCTCTCTTCATATTCCATAGCAAATTCCTCCTCATAAGTTGGGTTTTCCTTTGGACGTTGTGAAGATCTTGCAATAACGGGAGATGGCTTCACCTGTGTCAGTTTTACAATCACCCACGTAATGGCTCCGATCAACACCAGGGTAATAATGAGTTGCGTGACAACCATTGCTGATCCCCCATTTCTCAGCAAACGCAATTAAGCGTCGCCACAAAAGTTATTATCATGTTTTTTGATAAATTTTATGAGCGAAAAAAGGTGGGAATATTTTCAGAAGGCTATGTCCAGTTGCTGTCAGCAATTCGGATATAGCCTTTTTCAGTTAGACATGTATAACTACCATTTTCAGCTAAAGGAGGAGAGATACACACATCATGATTTATTTGTGAGAGTGTGGTTTGTGTTACTGGTCATACTAAATTACGATTAAACGAAGAGACAAAAGATAGTGATAGCTCCAACACTTACTCATGGAAGGTTAAATGAAGGGTATAAGTAAGCCACCGAAAGCTCCAGCTAGGACGACGATCCACGCTGGTAATTTCCAATACGCAAGCATAGAGAAAAGTAACGCTGCAAAAGCGAAATCATAAGCAGTCACAATCGTACTCGTCCAAATGGGATCATAGAAAGCAGAAATCAAAATGCCAACAACAGCGGCATTTACCCCCATTAAGGCAGCTTTCATGTGAGGGTTTTTCCTCAGCTCATTCCAAAAAGGGAGTGCCCCGATAATAAGTAAAAAAGCCGGCAAAAAAATAGCAGCAGTTGCCAATAAGCCCCCTTGCCACCCGGCAATAACCGTTCCGAGATAAGTGGCGAAAGTGAAAAGAGGCCCTGGAACAGCTTGAGCAGCGCCATACCCAGTTAAAAATTGCTCTTCGCTAAGCCAGCCTGTCGGAACAAATTCTCTTTCGAGTAATGGCAACACAACATGACCTCCGCCAAAGACAAGCGAACCGGAGCGATAAAAGCTATCTACGATTGCTATCCAGTTATAAGAGGTAACCTCTCTCAGTATTGGAAGAACAAATAAGAGCACAAAAAATAACGTTAAACAGATAATACCTAGTCGTTTCGATAATGGAAAAACACTTTCATCTCTGGTGGAGTCAGTAACACTCTGACGGTAAAGGATATAGCCGAGCATTCCTGCAATTAAGATTACTGCGACTTGTGTATAAGCAGTTTGCCACAATACGGTCAGTATAACCGCAAGTAAGGCAATGGTTTTTCTTGTAGTATCAGGAGATAAGTTTTTTGCCATACCTATAATGGCATGAGCAACAACCGCTACAGCGACTAATTTAAGCCCATTAATCCAGCCTGTATCATTCAAGCCATATGTTTGTAAAAAAAGGGCGAATACCATTAGAGCTAAAACAGATGGCAATGTAAACCCGATAAATGAGATGATGGCCCCGAGAATGCCACCACGAAATAGACCAATTCCGATGCCTACTTGGCTGCTGGCTGGGCCAGGGAGGAATTGGCACAATGCGACGAGGTCAGCATAATTCTGCTCATTGAGCCATTTTCGTCGACGGACGTATTCATCGTGGAAGTAGCCCAAATGAGCGATTGGGCCGCCAAATGACGTAAAACCAAGACGTGATGAGACTAAAAAGATTTCCCATAAGGTTTTAAATGTGTAGTGAGAGCTGTTAGCCATTTTTTCACCTTCTGTTCATGTTTTATATCTTTGGTGATAATAGCAAAATAACCTCTATTACTCAATGCACAAAGGAACTTTTTAATAAAATCTTTACACTGCCAAACAGTGTGAAGTCCTGTATAGAGGGTGCTGTGAGACCATAAAAAAAGCTGCCAATTTGGCAGCTTTAAGTTAATCTTCTTCAACTTCTATATTAAACTCTTCGTCTAATTCTTCCCATCTTTCATGGTATTTTTCTTCTTCAATACCAGCTCTAGTAAAGCTTTGATAGTAGTCGTTCCATTTTTGATCAGCAGTATCAAAATCATCTGCAAAGTAAGCAGCCATAGATTCTTCAAGAGACACTAATCCTTCTGTGCGATGTTTATTAGCACTTAATAGCATATCATGGACTTCTTGCGTTTCGTCGTGTTTAATGTCAATATCATCTAGTGTGGCAATAATGTCGGCATGCTGTTCTTGAAGCTCATGGATGGCGGCCATTTCATCTTCTTCACTGATGATGTCTGCGAGCTCATAATCAGCTAAATTATTAGCAAACTCCATGATTTGTTCATCATAATGGACTATATAATGGTCATTCCAGTAACCTACAAGTTCCTCAGTTACGGAACTGCATGCTGTTGCGAAAATAGCTAGACAACCTAGTGTCATCATTAAAATTACTTTTTTTGTGTTTGTCATTTCTATAACCCCTTTTTTAATAAACTGACTCAATTTATGAATATAATAATACATTGATTTTTTGCTATAGGCAGACGCTTTCCCTAGGACTTCTCTTCAGCCACTTTTTATCACAGATAATCGTCTGTAAAATCCCTTACTGATTGAAGGCTTGTCCTATCATCCATATATAAATGAAAAGGAATTGATATTAGTCGTTTTATTGCCCATGGACGTCGTTGTGAAACTGATTCAAG
The genomic region above belongs to Bacillus sp. A301a_S52 and contains:
- a CDS encoding PTS lactose/cellobiose transporter subunit IIA codes for the protein MDYQETIMGIIVNGGNARSKSMEAISEAKEGNYDQARKKIDEAAQDLAKAHRVQTDLIQGEARGENTDVTLLMVHAQDHLMNAMTVKDMANEFIALYEKNDESR
- a CDS encoding PTS sugar transporter subunit IIB, with amino-acid sequence MKNILLVCAAGMSTSMLVNKMEEAAKEKEEEININASSGGDVSKYIEDAHILLLGPQVSYLKKQYESDYGSKGIPVEVIDSLDYGTMNGEKVLDWALNTIENNN
- a CDS encoding PTS sugar transporter subunit IIC, whose product is MKTQELQMKLQETAGKISGNKYLKAISDGLLSTLPALIIGAFSTLLASMAIESYQEFITNTGLKDILQLPSIYTINIISIYAAFFIAYRLSVSFNKDGAPAGLISLISFLLLTPFTFMEDESRVLPFQFLGAQGLFVAIIVGLISARLYVFIVDRGITIKMPDGVPPTVSKTFAGLIPAILIVILFTIVNVIFANTNFGSAHDFIYSFVQAPLQNLGGGFWSLIILTLVVQVLWLLGIHGMLVILPIYYSIWMPLGVENLDALAAGEALPNIVNTGFFMTFVIAGGSGLTLSLCLLMAFWAKSKRYKTLGRLALPGSFFGINEPLIFGLPIVLNPYFAIPFIVGPLLGAIIPYAAMSAGLVPYVAGAHLPLGTPVIVSAFLQGGFILIVMQLINFIIAGLIYFPFFRAVDKKAYQEEQQSQSELGA
- a CDS encoding methyl-accepting chemotaxis protein encodes the protein MKSIKTRFILIFGGLIILTVMGLTGISIYESSSALRSEGRIAISDEAESITRYLNARMQSELTYLKGIVQHPILTEDVPNNEKVAYFTEQLEATNFNGLSFIEAGGNAPIFSTEGTAVNLANDEAFATALNGEEVVTDVIVNENSGHAFLAFAVPVLEDGQVVGVLYGEKDAIWLSELINEFDFEGHESTRAFIANGEGTFQAHYEFEFVESELNVLEMGNVSLGEKGEGSLDELSLLFENQIQHGEAGYGEHTFSGDDVLVGYAPVTGKDWMFALEVDEADLLSSLVRLTTILLSVSGFFLLVAIGVTYFVSNAISRPLVTATGEIERLANYDLSEATDDKLKKYAGRQDEIGTIVQSLTNMRSNLVGLIQMTGQLSEQVSAASQQLTATSQHSSNAASEVSSAIEDIASGATDQATDTEKGSEQVQELGTLMDNNKFLVTTVMDATGHVSELKNDGLESLRDLVEKTEVNTKSIKEIKEMIVTTDASAEKIASASQMIRGISEQTNLLALNAAIEAARAGEAGQGFAVVANEVRKLAEQSNDFTEEIVTIIQELTEKTKNSVKTMNLVDENTSSQLSSLETTNAQFTGIDGAVEKMKQAMTNMMESDHLMQDKKEEIIHLINNLSAISEQNAASTQEATASVQEQTASMAEIAHSSEELANLAEKMQESISKFKL
- a CDS encoding chromate transporter yields the protein MANSSHYTFKTLWEIFLVSSRLGFTSFGGPIAHLGYFHDEYVRRRKWLNEQNYADLVALCQFLPGPASSQVGIGIGLFRGGILGAIISFIGFTLPSVLALMVFALFLQTYGLNDTGWINGLKLVAVAVVAHAIIGMAKNLSPDTTRKTIALLAVILTVLWQTAYTQVAVILIAGMLGYILYRQSVTDSTRDESVFPLSKRLGIICLTLFFVLLFVLPILREVTSYNWIAIVDSFYRSGSLVFGGGHVVLPLLEREFVPTGWLSEEQFLTGYGAAQAVPGPLFTFATYLGTVIAGWQGGLLATAAIFLPAFLLIIGALPFWNELRKNPHMKAALMGVNAAVVGILISAFYDPIWTSTIVTAYDFAFAALLFSMLAYWKLPAWIVVLAGAFGGLLIPFI